A single region of the Bicyclus anynana chromosome 16, ilBicAnyn1.1, whole genome shotgun sequence genome encodes:
- the LOC112055389 gene encoding neurogenic locus protein delta isoform X2 codes for MNNLIFVVILSCAAPVVLPAKYNLPKWKKQACELPAVQSEHSHYVCDDKGEPKCHPGWQGDLCDVPICKKGCDPLQGYCKRPGECRCKLGFYGERCNKCIPLPGCQHGYCNVSFECICRDGWDGIFCSEPMCRSDCHATRGFCESPGECRCRLGWAGPTCRACQPLPGCQHGYCDKPLECKCLPGYTGLLCQTPICAPGCHSERGYCRRPGECRCKVGWTGRSCAQCHPYPGCVHGTCNRPWECICKKGWGGMLCDEELNYCEKNPDTCKNGGQCQSLESGDGHYRCHCQAGISGKHCENLPDSMITPGNSTEEDVPESTDPVEVVELPVPENPEQVEEIEGTTANNTALTTEPSNDENETE; via the exons atgaataatttaatattcgTCGTAATTTTAAGTTGTGCGGCACCCGTGGTGTTGCCAGCGAAGTACAATCTCCCGAAATGGAAGAAACAG GCGTGCGAGCTGCCGGCAGTGCAGAGTGAGCACAGCCACTACGTGTGCGACGACAAGGGAGAGCCCAAGTGTCACCCTGGTTGGCAGGGGGATCTGTGCGACGTGCCCATTTGTAAGAAGGGCTGCGACCCTTTGCAAG GGTACTGCAAACGGCCAGGCGAATGTCGCTGCAAGCTAGGTTTCTATGGTGAACGCTGCAACAAGTGCATCCCCCTGCCAGGATGCCAGCACGGATACTGCAACGTATCCTTTGAGTGTATTTGCAGGGATGGATGGGACGGCATATTCTGTTCTGAAC CCATGTGCCGCTCGGACTGCCACGCCACGCGCGGCTTCTGCGAGTCGCCGGGCGAGTGCCGCTGCCGCCTGGGCTGGGCGGGCCCCACGTGCCGCGCCTGCCAGCCGCTGCCAGGCTGTCAGCATGGCTACTGCGACAAGCCGCTCGAGTGCAAGTGCCTGCCCGGCTACACGGGGCTGCTGTGCCAGACGC CGATTTGCGCACCGGGCTGCCACAGCGAGCGTGGCTACTGCCGGCGTCCGGGCGAGTGTCGCTGCAAGGTGGGCTGGACGGGCCGCTCGTGCGCCCAGTGCCACCCCTATCCCGGCTGCGTGCACGGCACCTGCAACCGGCCCTGGGAGTGCATCTGCAAGAAGGGGTGGGGAGGAATGCTCTGCGACGAAG agtTAAACTACTGCGAGAAGAACCCCGACACTTGCAAGAACGGTGGTCAGTGCCAATCATTAGAATCAGGAGACGGTCACTACAGATGCCACTGTCAAGCCGGCATCAGCGGCAAACATTGCGAGAACCTCCCCGATAGCATGATCACTCCAGGAAACTCAACCGAGGAAGATGTTCCGGAGTCAACAGATCCAGTAGAAGTGGTTGAGCTTCCAGTTCCAGAAAATCCAGAACAAGTTGAAGAAATAGAAGGAACTACAGCCAATAATACAGCACTTACTACTGAACCGAGTAATGATGAAAATGagactgaataa
- the LOC112055389 gene encoding neurogenic locus protein delta isoform X1, translated as MNNLIFVVILSCAAPVVLPAKYNLPKWKKQPLYQKSAQACELPAVQSEHSHYVCDDKGEPKCHPGWQGDLCDVPICKKGCDPLQGYCKRPGECRCKLGFYGERCNKCIPLPGCQHGYCNVSFECICRDGWDGIFCSEPMCRSDCHATRGFCESPGECRCRLGWAGPTCRACQPLPGCQHGYCDKPLECKCLPGYTGLLCQTPICAPGCHSERGYCRRPGECRCKVGWTGRSCAQCHPYPGCVHGTCNRPWECICKKGWGGMLCDEELNYCEKNPDTCKNGGQCQSLESGDGHYRCHCQAGISGKHCENLPDSMITPGNSTEEDVPESTDPVEVVELPVPENPEQVEEIEGTTANNTALTTEPSNDENETE; from the exons atgaataatttaatattcgTCGTAATTTTAAGTTGTGCGGCACCCGTGGTGTTGCCAGCGAAGTACAATCTCCCGAAATGGAAGAAACAG CCTCTATATCAGAAGAGTGCACAGGCGTGCGAGCTGCCGGCAGTGCAGAGTGAGCACAGCCACTACGTGTGCGACGACAAGGGAGAGCCCAAGTGTCACCCTGGTTGGCAGGGGGATCTGTGCGACGTGCCCATTTGTAAGAAGGGCTGCGACCCTTTGCAAG GGTACTGCAAACGGCCAGGCGAATGTCGCTGCAAGCTAGGTTTCTATGGTGAACGCTGCAACAAGTGCATCCCCCTGCCAGGATGCCAGCACGGATACTGCAACGTATCCTTTGAGTGTATTTGCAGGGATGGATGGGACGGCATATTCTGTTCTGAAC CCATGTGCCGCTCGGACTGCCACGCCACGCGCGGCTTCTGCGAGTCGCCGGGCGAGTGCCGCTGCCGCCTGGGCTGGGCGGGCCCCACGTGCCGCGCCTGCCAGCCGCTGCCAGGCTGTCAGCATGGCTACTGCGACAAGCCGCTCGAGTGCAAGTGCCTGCCCGGCTACACGGGGCTGCTGTGCCAGACGC CGATTTGCGCACCGGGCTGCCACAGCGAGCGTGGCTACTGCCGGCGTCCGGGCGAGTGTCGCTGCAAGGTGGGCTGGACGGGCCGCTCGTGCGCCCAGTGCCACCCCTATCCCGGCTGCGTGCACGGCACCTGCAACCGGCCCTGGGAGTGCATCTGCAAGAAGGGGTGGGGAGGAATGCTCTGCGACGAAG agtTAAACTACTGCGAGAAGAACCCCGACACTTGCAAGAACGGTGGTCAGTGCCAATCATTAGAATCAGGAGACGGTCACTACAGATGCCACTGTCAAGCCGGCATCAGCGGCAAACATTGCGAGAACCTCCCCGATAGCATGATCACTCCAGGAAACTCAACCGAGGAAGATGTTCCGGAGTCAACAGATCCAGTAGAAGTGGTTGAGCTTCCAGTTCCAGAAAATCCAGAACAAGTTGAAGAAATAGAAGGAACTACAGCCAATAATACAGCACTTACTACTGAACCGAGTAATGATGAAAATGagactgaataa